The Primulina tabacum isolate GXHZ01 chromosome 1, ASM2559414v2, whole genome shotgun sequence genome contains the following window.
TTTCTCAAATGTTGCATTTGTAGTTTAGCACTCACCATCACAATTATAAATCAATGATAACTGTTAATGTTCGAATACCTTAAAGGCATATtttggtacacatgataggataaacatgtgatatataatataaggataaggtaatgataaataagatgtaagatattatatttaatgtttggtatgattttaataagagtgattaaatttatatattagattgtaatgacaaaattaaccttatcataataaattttataatttcaaagttgttgcttgatttcatattttttatatgttcaTGCGCCGATggtgcttgcatgatttatttatttttacctaattttatatatattatataatatgataattgagcccttgATTCTGTGagtcaaatcaaatatcaatttttaagattaatcgagtgatactaataattttattgatatttataaaaattatctatataattatctcgaattcatttatataattatcatattatataatatataaaaataaataaaaatatttatttgattttaatttctacctactagcatagatttataaaaatcatttataaattgagggcaattaagtcatttgtagtgtattttatcattaaattaaaattatcacacctaatagaatgaatattttatccttctaaaaaattatttatcaagggcCCATGATATTATCATGAGCTTTTTAAAAAGGAACCAAACATGAGATAATGATGATTGTTTATCAATCTCTCCCTTATCCCATGTACTAAACTATGGCCTAAATATCTTCTTATCTTGAAACTTGCTTGTACTCTGCATCTTCTCTAGATTTATCATTTATGTGATGTGCGTGGTTTGCAGGCTACGTTCGATTCATAATGAAAACGAGTTTCTAGTTAGACAAAAATGtcattgaaaaagaaaataaaatagtagGTTACCTAAAGTGGtagaatattttcaaaaacccaTCAAGGGCTGAATTATTTGTATTAACGATTAGGTAAATTATTAGAAACATGCATATCCAGTTATCAACGACACTAGTAAACTAACACATGCACTAGATAGCTAGAATACAAAAAGTACAAGAATCTTTCCCTTttttatttggaaaaaaatggatggaaattattatttaaatctaTTATTCCTTCGtatcattaattttataaataagatTGGTGTATACAAGGATGAGAAATTTCAACTAAAGAAAACATTGGGAAGACTCAAtgaagacaaaaacttgtgtgagacggtctcataggtcgtattttgtgagacgaatctcttatttgattcatttatgaaaaattattagtttttatactaagagtattacttttttattgtgaatattgataaggttgacccatctcacagataaagattcgtaacaccgtcttacaagagacctactctccAGAAAATGAGTTGTTTCTCTATGTCCTCTCTCGTGTAAAACAAAGTTGACAAGTAACAATAATTGAATCAGCTGGCAAATGTTTTGAGTCGATTTGAATTagaaattattaaattcaacTAGAGCTTGAACATACTCAAAATAGAGTTCGATAATTTAGTGACTTTGAAATTACTAAATGTGAATTATCTCCAATTTCAGGTAGAATACCCAATCGACGTCTCCCCCACGTCCGACGAGCATTTCAAACGATGGAAATACTTCACGTACAACTTTACTCTAGCCTACTTGTGGACTCCGTTTCTGGTCCGCTACGAAGACCGAGATCCAGACGGCCCAACCCACACCGGCCTCTTCAACCTCTACCTCGACGAGTTCGATGATGCATGGACCACGCAGATCGACGGTTTCGATTACCTCATCCTCAACGCCGGCCACTGGTTCAGCCGCACCGCCGTATACTACGAGAACCGCCGCATCGTTGGCTGCCGCTACTGCCAGCTCCCGAACATCACCGACCTCCCGATGACCTTCGGGTACCGCCGCGCCTTCCGGACGGCGTTTAAAGCCATCAACGGGAGGGATAATTTCAGAGGCGTGACGTTCTTACGAACCTTCGCACCTTCGCATTTCGAGGACGGGCCGTGGAACGCCGGAGGGAACTGCGTGAGGCGGCGGCCGTTCCGGAGCAACGAGAAGATTCTGGAGGGGTTGAGTTTGGATCTGTACATGATCCAATTGGGGGCGTTTCGGGCGGCGGAGAAGGAGCGGAGGAAGAGATTCAGGTGGCTGGACACGACGCAGGCCATGTCGTTGAGGCCCGATGGGCACCCGAGTAGATATGGGCATTGGCCCGATGAGAACGTGACTCTGTACAATGATTGTGTTCATTGGTGCTTACCTGGGCCCATTGATTCTTTGGCCGATTTTTTGTTTCACATGTTGAAAATAGAATCCCGCAGATCGTACAACGAAAGACTTCTCAAGcgctaaaaaaatatttcattgaatCGTTTGTTTGGTTCTGTAACTTCTGTATGAGAGTATTCCttttgttattatttattttattattttatatctcTTACTATTTATCACATCGTTACAGTTCAACAAAATCTTAATacacatttaaaaatattcatttttggttctatatatttgatttttttgtcattttagtcttttatattattattatattttagcTTTCGTCAACTACGATTGTGTGTGTTTTGTTGCAATTCCAGTATTTTTCTCCATAACTAGCTGGTGAACAAATTGACGTGagattttcattttaaaaagaatCTTTTGGACATGAGTTCACCCAAAATATTCTTGAACtttgattttaaaaagaaaatttaaaataaatattaatattagttAGCATACGGAAATATAAGGTATCCATGAATTGTTACgtgaaattaataatttatgggTAATTTGTAGAAAAATACATCTgtcaatgattttttttaagattcagtacctagtcagtttttttttgtattttaataccTGACAAAAGACTAACTTAGTTTTTACTGCATGTTTCAATCATTTTTTACCTTTTTacctttttaattaataaaaaagtaTATAAATCCCTATTTTTGTTGGTCAACTTCTTTTTCCACTCATCATTTtcgatgcatttggatgacatgtacattgaattaaatatttttttatttaaaaaaaaacaaattcacaactaagcattgaactctttgaaatacttagttttaattgcgaaatatttaatttcaattttaaaatacttgattcaGTAAATAACATACTCAGAATATGTATTAAAacactggatattcgaatatgcaacgaaagttcaccaagtgctcgtatttccatccaagatcTATTTGGAttacatgttcatttcatttaattatttttttattttaaaaaaaaacaaatttgcaACTAAGTattgaactttttcaaataattagttttacttgcgaaatacctaatttcaattttaaaatacttgatttgataaatgagatactcagaatgagaattaaaatactggatattcgaatatgcaacgcaaattcaccaagtgctcgtatttccatccaagatcCATTTGGATGgcttgttcatttcatttaattatttttttatttaaaaaaaaaacaaatttgcaactaagcattgaactttttcaagtacttagttttacttgcgaaatacctaatttcagttttaaaatacttgatttggtaattgagatactcagaataagtattaa
Protein-coding sequences here:
- the LOC142550466 gene encoding protein trichome birefringence-like 19, producing the protein MELHFRKNLTPTQKIKNIGIAISAGLILLTFIRLNYPATPRYSSLSYKNSAEIITPHHAEGIEITDNQEKCDIFTGEWIPNPNAPYYTNTTCWAIHEHQNCMKYGRPDAGFMQWRWKPDGCDLPVLNPFQFLDMVRDKSLAFVGDSVGRNQMQSMICLLSRAKYPIDVSPTSDEHFKRWKYFTYNFTLAYLWTPFLVRYEDRDPDGPTHTGLFNLYLDEFDDAWTTQIDGFDYLILNAGHWFSRTAVYYENRRIVGCRYCQLPNITDLPMTFGYRRAFRTAFKAINGRDNFRGVTFLRTFAPSHFEDGPWNAGGNCVRRRPFRSNEKILEGLSLDLYMIQLGAFRAAEKERRKRFRWLDTTQAMSLRPDGHPSRYGHWPDENVTLYNDCVHWCLPGPIDSLADFLFHMLKIESRRSYNERLLKR